Proteins encoded by one window of Culicoides brevitarsis isolate CSIRO-B50_1 chromosome 2, AGI_CSIRO_Cbre_v1, whole genome shotgun sequence:
- the LOC134831297 gene encoding serine/threonine-protein kinase SIK3 isoform X1 — protein MATSATNNNKKTTVVRVGNYELHKTLGKGNFAIVKLASNIITNSKVAIKIIDKTCLDKTNLEKTFREISILKRLHHTHITRLYEVIESRNMIYLVTEHAARGEIFDYLVTNGRMKEDEAARIFAQLVSAIEFCHSKGVVHRDLKLENVLLDTNMNVKLADFGFSNTFTPGTPLKTWCGSPPYAPPELFLGVEYDGPKADIWSLGVVLYALVCGALPFDGVTLHDLRSLVMNGKFRIPFFMSQECEHLIRHMLVVEPERRYSLGQIARHKWLEMHNVSVNEDLSAFSMDHTNLDATVMTHMLQLPGLSVDLIAQSVHEERFDRIYAIYFLLVDKLMERRNEQLRVMQHNMAYSRSRKTSITTGHVDRSESIKQETIDRLSPLTNVGAVFTPTINDPAGEIEKIIDLDMDVSPTMIKTPPSATTTTSTTAENQDLLFPSYGTNNGGSTRRHTVGPGDVAHEQALANPTAPINFKHGAEAAVPHIPTNLPMLENQPLTMLTMKDQHLLKPPTVMGASTFGRRASDGGANLHIFYPTGPSGVHHQQNMQDVMYQQQQQQQQQQQQVDSGKHVQDAVMMTSEGGEESGDEIQRYMKSRGLSHRHTVGCTDDLSKSGSSSGSHSPAPSSSGRIRKTGLLTVTERPPVISPDLIREVEARMNRNYLPPQLIPNGCATNSGQSPPHATSTSAPSNPPPPNISSAAIARRYMGRTGCKLPTVQEVGRYSPVRRASEGSKINAPFQGVLQECQQLQKATQPRHLLVAQSPPLADNSVSLPGSPIHCKPIDERQMQEIEIPPDMLLSIKPGLELLVQENRISLDMAQAILNTRIMSIEIAQSLGLVAHSGQNMDTMMMSALHHSQSASPLSKHHHHPLGNNSNLPNLSHQYNYHYNGIANFAAPAPTASGETSPLCTSPMHQITRGISGLNTGGGGSISRGTPASSNEPLDLSMDVVPNYNVSPALYDMRQLTITPTVRLAPSPPTSPNNLCIIQEENGQQVGNTPSPPTPTLDYLHSHPQICLTDVQGSEITLVALSDSSRDSEDSLEGNTGKTTSSFQGLLITEPSSDMPSITRGVGRKTSLENERHEKLETDVDTYARRGSDKSLGFSDDSLSNDSNLSPSGPEPSGSSGFHSHSEHDTSRLSPDSLSDRRLSDEYCELPLPYDCSNMESSHILEIVKKTIDSKMPPKGFSLNNEAMASTSSIDASNLNIEYSNGLQVELQVVKENKGIKLRRISGDQLEYGKLCQQLITSLTVN, from the exons TTTACGAGGTCATCGAGTCGCGCAACATGATTTATCTCGTGACGGAACATGCGGCACGCGGCGAAATTTTCGACTATCTCGTGACAAATGGGCGCATGAAAGAGGACGAAGCGGCGCGAATATTTGCGCAACTCGTGTCCgcaattgaattttgtcacaGCAAGGGTGTCGTGCATCGCGACTTGAAGCTGGAAAATGTCCTGCTCGACACAAACATGAACGTCAAGTTGGCGGATTTCGGTTTTAGCAATACTTTCACGCCGGGCACGCCGCTGAAGACGTGGTGCGGATCGCCGCCATATGCGCCGCCGGAACTCTTTCTCGGTGTCGAGTACGACGGACCAAAGGCGGATATCTGGAGTTTGGGCGTTGTGCTGTATGCGCTCGTGTGTGGCGCCCTGCCCTTTGACGGAGTGACGCTGCACGATTTGCGGTCGCTCGTGATGAACGGCAAATTTCGCATTCCCTTTTTCATGTCGCAGGAGTGCGAGCATCTCATTAGGCACATGTTGGTGGTGGAGCCGGAACGACGATACTCGCTGGGACAAATTGCGCGACACAAATGGCTCGAGATGCACAACGTGAGTGTAAATGAGGATTTGAGTGCGTTTAGTATGGATCACACCAACTTAGATGCCACTGTGATGACGCATATGCTGCAACTTCCGGGACTGTCGGTCGATCTGATAGCACAATCCGTCCACGAGGAACGCTTCGACCGCATTTATGCCATTTATTTTCTGCTCGTGGACAAGTTGATGGAACGGCGAAATGAGCAATTACGGGTAATGCAACATAATATGGCCTATTCCAG atCACGCAAAACGAGTATTACAACGGGTCACGTCGATCGCTCGGAATCAATCAAACAAGAAACCATCGATCGCTTGAGTCCCCTAACGAATGTTGGTGCTGTCTTCACACCGACCATCAACGATCCCGCTGgcgaaatcgaaaaaattatcgatcTTGACATGGATGTGAGTCCCACGATGATCAAGACACCGCCATCTGCCACGACAACGACGTCGACGACCGCCGAAAATCAGGATCTTCTCTTTCCGTCGTATGGCACAAATAACGGAGGCAGTACGCGTCGTCATACCGTCGGACCGGGTGATGTTGCGCACGAACAAGCGCTCGCCAATCCCACGGCTCCCATCAATTTCAAGCACGGAGCCGAAGCAGCTGTGCCACACATTCCCACGAATTTGCCAATGCTCGAAAATCAGCCGCTCACGATGCTGACGATGAAGGACCAACACTTGCTCAAACCGCCAACCGTCATGGGTGCCAGCACCTTTGGACGACGCGCTTCCGACGGAGGTGCCAATTTACACATTTTCTATCCGACGGGACCGTCGGGCGTGCATCACCAGCAAAATATGCAGGATGTGATGTaccaacagcagcagcagcagcaacaacagcagcaacagGTTGACAGTGGGAAACATGTGCAAGATGCCGTCATGATGACGAGTGAGGGAGGCGAAGAGTCAGGCGATGAAATTCAAAg aTACATGAAAAGCCGAGGCTTAAGTCATCGTCACACAGTCGGATGCACGGACGACCTTTCAAAATCCGGATCTTCGAGTGGATCTCATTCACCAGCACCGTCCTCCAGTGGACGAATCCGCAAGACTGGCTTACTAACCGTAACAGAACGACCTCCAG tgataAGTCCCGATTTGATTCGAGAGGTCGAAGCCCGTATGAATCGAAATTACTTGCCACCCCAATTAATACCAAATGGTTGTGCCACAAATAGTGGACAAAGCCCACCACATGCAACTTCTACGAGTGCACCTTCGAATCCTCCTCCGCCAAATATCTCGTCGGCAGCCATTGCCCGACGATATATGGGCCGAACGGGATGCAAATTGCCGACGGTACAAGAAGTAG GTCGTTACAGTCCCGTAAGACGCGCCTCTGAAGGTTCAAAGATAAATGCACCATTCCAAGGCGTGCTTCAAGAGTGCCAGCAGCTACAAAAAGCAACTCAACCACGACATTTACTTGTCGCTCAAAGTCCACCGCTTGCTGATAACTCAGTGAGCTTGCCag gttctCCAATCCACTGCAAACCAATTGACGAAAGACAAATGCAAGAAATTGAAATCCCGCCAGATATGTTGCTGTCGATAAAACCGGGACTCGAGTTACTCGTCCAGGAGAACCGCATCAGTCTCGATATGGCCCAAGCTATCCTGAACACGCGCATCATGAGCATTGAAATTGCCCAAAGTTTAGGTTTAGTCGCACATTCGGGCCAAAATATGGACACCATGATGATGTCTGCGTTGCATCACAGCCAAAGTGCGTCGCCCCTGTCGAAGCATCACCACCATCCACTAGGAAACAACAGCAATTTACCAAATCTAAGTCACCAGTACAACTATCACTACAACGGAATTGCCAATTTTGCAGCGCCCGCGCCAACCGCCAGTGGCGAAACGTCACCCCTTTGCACGTCTCCCATGCACCAAATCACTCGCGGCATCAGCGGCTTGAACACCGGCGGCGGCGGATCAATTTCTCGCGGCACTCCTGCCAGCTCTAATGAACCCCTGGACCTGTCAATGGACGTTGTGCCGAATTATAATGTGTCGCCGGCACTTTATGACATGCGACAACTGACAATTACGCCGACAGTTCGTCTTGCACCGTCGCCGCCAACCTCGCCAAACAACTTGTGCATCATCCAGGAGGAAAATGGGCAACAAGTGGGAAATACCCCGTCGCCGCCGACCCCCACACTCGACTATTTGCACTCACATCCGCAAATTTGCTTGACAGACGTGCAAGGAAGCGAAATCACACTTGTCGCATTATCCGATAGCAGTCGCGACAGCGAGGACTCCCTCGAAGGCAACACCGGCAAAACCACTTCGTCGTTCCAGGGACTTCTCATAACGGAACCATCGAGCGATATGCCGTCAATTACGCGTGGCGTCGGTCGAAAAACAAGTCTTGAAAACGAGCGACACGAAAAACTCGAAACTGACGTAGACACGTACGCGCGACGTGGCAGCGACAAAAGTCTCGGATTCAGTGACGACAGTTTGAGCAACGACTCGAATTTGTCGCCATCGGGTCCCGAGCCATCTGGCAGCAGTGGATTCCATTCGCATTCGGAACACGACACATCCCGTTTGAGTCCCGACTCGCTTTCGGATCGTCGTTTGTCCGACGAATACTGCGAACTTCCGCTTCCCTATGACTGCAGCAACATGGAATCGTCGCACATTCTGGAAATTGTCAAGAAAACCATCGATTCGAAGATGCCGCCAAAGGGTTTTTCGCTAAATAACGAGGCAATGGCTTCCACGAGCTCCATCGATGCGTCAAACCTCAATATTGAGTACTCCAATGGGTTGCAAGTCGAGTTGCAGGTGGTCAAGGAGAACAAAGGCATCAAGTTGCGACGAATATCGGGCGACCAGTTGGAATACGGGAAATTGTGTCAACAACTGATAACGTCGCTGACGGTTAACTGA
- the LOC134831297 gene encoding serine/threonine-protein kinase SIK3 isoform X2: MATSATNNNKKTTVVRVGNYELHKTLGKGNFAIVKLASNIITNSKVAIKIIDKTCLDKTNLEKTFREISILKRLHHTHITRLYEVIESRNMIYLVTEHAARGEIFDYLVTNGRMKEDEAARIFAQLVSAIEFCHSKGVVHRDLKLENVLLDTNMNVKLADFGFSNTFTPGTPLKTWCGSPPYAPPELFLGVEYDGPKADIWSLGVVLYALVCGALPFDGVTLHDLRSLVMNGKFRIPFFMSQECEHLIRHMLVVEPERRYSLGQIARHKWLEMHNVSVNEDLSAFSMDHTNLDATVMTHMLQLPGLSVDLIAQSVHEERFDRIYAIYFLLVDKLMERRNEQLRVMQHNMAYSRSRKTSITTGHVDRSESIKQETIDRLSPLTNVGAVFTPTINDPAGEIEKIIDLDMDVSPTMIKTPPSATTTTSTTAENQDLLFPSYGTNNGGSTRRHTVGPGDVAHEQALANPTAPINFKHGAEAAVPHIPTNLPMLENQPLTMLTMKDQHLLKPPTVMGASTFGRRASDGGANLHIFYPTGPSGVHHQQNMQDVMYQQQQQQQQQQQQVDSGKHVQDAVMMTSEGGEESGDEIQRYMKSRGLSHRHTVGCTDDLSKSGSSSGSHSPAPSSSGRIRKTGLLTVTERPPGRYSPVRRASEGSKINAPFQGVLQECQQLQKATQPRHLLVAQSPPLADNSVSLPGSPIHCKPIDERQMQEIEIPPDMLLSIKPGLELLVQENRISLDMAQAILNTRIMSIEIAQSLGLVAHSGQNMDTMMMSALHHSQSASPLSKHHHHPLGNNSNLPNLSHQYNYHYNGIANFAAPAPTASGETSPLCTSPMHQITRGISGLNTGGGGSISRGTPASSNEPLDLSMDVVPNYNVSPALYDMRQLTITPTVRLAPSPPTSPNNLCIIQEENGQQVGNTPSPPTPTLDYLHSHPQICLTDVQGSEITLVALSDSSRDSEDSLEGNTGKTTSSFQGLLITEPSSDMPSITRGVGRKTSLENERHEKLETDVDTYARRGSDKSLGFSDDSLSNDSNLSPSGPEPSGSSGFHSHSEHDTSRLSPDSLSDRRLSDEYCELPLPYDCSNMESSHILEIVKKTIDSKMPPKGFSLNNEAMASTSSIDASNLNIEYSNGLQVELQVVKENKGIKLRRISGDQLEYGKLCQQLITSLTVN; this comes from the exons TTTACGAGGTCATCGAGTCGCGCAACATGATTTATCTCGTGACGGAACATGCGGCACGCGGCGAAATTTTCGACTATCTCGTGACAAATGGGCGCATGAAAGAGGACGAAGCGGCGCGAATATTTGCGCAACTCGTGTCCgcaattgaattttgtcacaGCAAGGGTGTCGTGCATCGCGACTTGAAGCTGGAAAATGTCCTGCTCGACACAAACATGAACGTCAAGTTGGCGGATTTCGGTTTTAGCAATACTTTCACGCCGGGCACGCCGCTGAAGACGTGGTGCGGATCGCCGCCATATGCGCCGCCGGAACTCTTTCTCGGTGTCGAGTACGACGGACCAAAGGCGGATATCTGGAGTTTGGGCGTTGTGCTGTATGCGCTCGTGTGTGGCGCCCTGCCCTTTGACGGAGTGACGCTGCACGATTTGCGGTCGCTCGTGATGAACGGCAAATTTCGCATTCCCTTTTTCATGTCGCAGGAGTGCGAGCATCTCATTAGGCACATGTTGGTGGTGGAGCCGGAACGACGATACTCGCTGGGACAAATTGCGCGACACAAATGGCTCGAGATGCACAACGTGAGTGTAAATGAGGATTTGAGTGCGTTTAGTATGGATCACACCAACTTAGATGCCACTGTGATGACGCATATGCTGCAACTTCCGGGACTGTCGGTCGATCTGATAGCACAATCCGTCCACGAGGAACGCTTCGACCGCATTTATGCCATTTATTTTCTGCTCGTGGACAAGTTGATGGAACGGCGAAATGAGCAATTACGGGTAATGCAACATAATATGGCCTATTCCAG atCACGCAAAACGAGTATTACAACGGGTCACGTCGATCGCTCGGAATCAATCAAACAAGAAACCATCGATCGCTTGAGTCCCCTAACGAATGTTGGTGCTGTCTTCACACCGACCATCAACGATCCCGCTGgcgaaatcgaaaaaattatcgatcTTGACATGGATGTGAGTCCCACGATGATCAAGACACCGCCATCTGCCACGACAACGACGTCGACGACCGCCGAAAATCAGGATCTTCTCTTTCCGTCGTATGGCACAAATAACGGAGGCAGTACGCGTCGTCATACCGTCGGACCGGGTGATGTTGCGCACGAACAAGCGCTCGCCAATCCCACGGCTCCCATCAATTTCAAGCACGGAGCCGAAGCAGCTGTGCCACACATTCCCACGAATTTGCCAATGCTCGAAAATCAGCCGCTCACGATGCTGACGATGAAGGACCAACACTTGCTCAAACCGCCAACCGTCATGGGTGCCAGCACCTTTGGACGACGCGCTTCCGACGGAGGTGCCAATTTACACATTTTCTATCCGACGGGACCGTCGGGCGTGCATCACCAGCAAAATATGCAGGATGTGATGTaccaacagcagcagcagcagcaacaacagcagcaacagGTTGACAGTGGGAAACATGTGCAAGATGCCGTCATGATGACGAGTGAGGGAGGCGAAGAGTCAGGCGATGAAATTCAAAg aTACATGAAAAGCCGAGGCTTAAGTCATCGTCACACAGTCGGATGCACGGACGACCTTTCAAAATCCGGATCTTCGAGTGGATCTCATTCACCAGCACCGTCCTCCAGTGGACGAATCCGCAAGACTGGCTTACTAACCGTAACAGAACGACCTCCAG GTCGTTACAGTCCCGTAAGACGCGCCTCTGAAGGTTCAAAGATAAATGCACCATTCCAAGGCGTGCTTCAAGAGTGCCAGCAGCTACAAAAAGCAACTCAACCACGACATTTACTTGTCGCTCAAAGTCCACCGCTTGCTGATAACTCAGTGAGCTTGCCag gttctCCAATCCACTGCAAACCAATTGACGAAAGACAAATGCAAGAAATTGAAATCCCGCCAGATATGTTGCTGTCGATAAAACCGGGACTCGAGTTACTCGTCCAGGAGAACCGCATCAGTCTCGATATGGCCCAAGCTATCCTGAACACGCGCATCATGAGCATTGAAATTGCCCAAAGTTTAGGTTTAGTCGCACATTCGGGCCAAAATATGGACACCATGATGATGTCTGCGTTGCATCACAGCCAAAGTGCGTCGCCCCTGTCGAAGCATCACCACCATCCACTAGGAAACAACAGCAATTTACCAAATCTAAGTCACCAGTACAACTATCACTACAACGGAATTGCCAATTTTGCAGCGCCCGCGCCAACCGCCAGTGGCGAAACGTCACCCCTTTGCACGTCTCCCATGCACCAAATCACTCGCGGCATCAGCGGCTTGAACACCGGCGGCGGCGGATCAATTTCTCGCGGCACTCCTGCCAGCTCTAATGAACCCCTGGACCTGTCAATGGACGTTGTGCCGAATTATAATGTGTCGCCGGCACTTTATGACATGCGACAACTGACAATTACGCCGACAGTTCGTCTTGCACCGTCGCCGCCAACCTCGCCAAACAACTTGTGCATCATCCAGGAGGAAAATGGGCAACAAGTGGGAAATACCCCGTCGCCGCCGACCCCCACACTCGACTATTTGCACTCACATCCGCAAATTTGCTTGACAGACGTGCAAGGAAGCGAAATCACACTTGTCGCATTATCCGATAGCAGTCGCGACAGCGAGGACTCCCTCGAAGGCAACACCGGCAAAACCACTTCGTCGTTCCAGGGACTTCTCATAACGGAACCATCGAGCGATATGCCGTCAATTACGCGTGGCGTCGGTCGAAAAACAAGTCTTGAAAACGAGCGACACGAAAAACTCGAAACTGACGTAGACACGTACGCGCGACGTGGCAGCGACAAAAGTCTCGGATTCAGTGACGACAGTTTGAGCAACGACTCGAATTTGTCGCCATCGGGTCCCGAGCCATCTGGCAGCAGTGGATTCCATTCGCATTCGGAACACGACACATCCCGTTTGAGTCCCGACTCGCTTTCGGATCGTCGTTTGTCCGACGAATACTGCGAACTTCCGCTTCCCTATGACTGCAGCAACATGGAATCGTCGCACATTCTGGAAATTGTCAAGAAAACCATCGATTCGAAGATGCCGCCAAAGGGTTTTTCGCTAAATAACGAGGCAATGGCTTCCACGAGCTCCATCGATGCGTCAAACCTCAATATTGAGTACTCCAATGGGTTGCAAGTCGAGTTGCAGGTGGTCAAGGAGAACAAAGGCATCAAGTTGCGACGAATATCGGGCGACCAGTTGGAATACGGGAAATTGTGTCAACAACTGATAACGTCGCTGACGGTTAACTGA